The following are from one region of the Sandaracinus amylolyticus genome:
- a CDS encoding OsmC family protein — protein sequence MHDFPLKLTWQGTTAGPAEHTRNAVASTGQKPDIPVSAGGAYLGDDTRWNPEDLFGASLATCHMLTFLALAKKVKIDVRRYEDNVSVRIEAVEGVTRVTRVLLAPTITIAPGSDAEKARVMFEKAHKYCFIANSTTAEVVMEPTVVVEGGFT from the coding sequence ATGCACGATTTTCCGCTCAAGCTCACGTGGCAGGGCACCACCGCGGGTCCCGCCGAGCACACACGCAACGCGGTCGCGAGCACCGGGCAGAAGCCCGACATCCCGGTGAGCGCGGGCGGCGCCTACCTCGGTGACGACACGCGCTGGAACCCCGAGGATCTCTTCGGCGCGTCGCTCGCGACGTGTCACATGCTCACGTTCCTCGCGCTCGCGAAGAAGGTGAAGATCGACGTGCGGCGCTACGAGGACAACGTCTCGGTGCGCATCGAGGCCGTCGAGGGCGTCACGCGCGTGACCCGCGTCCTCCTCGCGCCGACGATCACGATCGCGCCCGGCAGCGACGCCGAGAAGGCGCGCGTGATGTTCGAGAAGGCGCACAAGTACTGCTTCATCGCGAACAGCACGACGGCCGAGGTCGTGATGGAGCCGACGGTCGTCGTCGAGGGCGGCTTCACCTGA
- a CDS encoding MATE family efflux transporter, translating into MRPTLRDLLVLAWPLVVSRATQTIVGLADALMVAHLGAGALAATTAGANNAFLVLILPMGCVFIVQSFASQLFGKGDVGGARRFALYGLAIALVTQIVAMLAVPAIDPVLSLFSYETDVRHAMSGYLVYRLLSAGAAIGIEALGAYYGGVGRTRVPMIANVVLMLLNVGSNWVLIDGHLGAPALGVEGAAIASSIATVIAFAGLLAYFLREGALSRPRPDEFARTLRFGLPSGLNWFFEFFAFNLFVNVVVAGLGTEVLAALMAVMQINAVSFMPAFALGSSGAILVGQSIGRDDRDDVPRIVRMTFGTTATWQGLVGLVYLLVPALIFAPFASDPASRDALVEVGVRMLMLSTCWQLFDAAATVLAETLRAAGDTVWPLGARLVLAWLVFVPGSWLGVRALEGGDVAAMLCLTAYLALLALLLYVRFRSGKWRTLEITEPEVA; encoded by the coding sequence GTGCGACCCACACTGCGCGATCTGCTCGTCCTCGCGTGGCCCCTCGTCGTCTCGCGCGCGACCCAGACCATCGTCGGCCTCGCCGACGCGCTGATGGTCGCGCACCTCGGCGCGGGCGCGCTCGCCGCGACCACCGCCGGCGCGAACAACGCGTTCCTCGTGCTCATCCTGCCGATGGGCTGCGTCTTCATCGTGCAGAGCTTCGCGTCGCAGCTCTTCGGCAAGGGCGACGTCGGCGGCGCGCGTCGCTTCGCGCTCTACGGCCTGGCGATCGCGCTCGTCACCCAGATCGTCGCGATGCTCGCGGTGCCCGCGATCGATCCCGTGCTCTCGCTCTTCTCGTACGAGACCGACGTGCGCCACGCGATGTCGGGCTATCTCGTCTATCGCCTGCTCTCCGCGGGCGCGGCGATCGGCATCGAAGCGCTCGGCGCGTACTACGGCGGCGTCGGCCGCACGCGCGTCCCGATGATCGCGAACGTGGTGCTGATGCTGCTGAACGTCGGCTCCAACTGGGTGCTGATCGACGGCCATCTCGGCGCGCCCGCGCTCGGCGTCGAGGGCGCCGCGATCGCGAGCTCGATCGCGACGGTGATCGCGTTCGCCGGCTTGCTCGCGTACTTCCTCCGCGAAGGCGCGCTCTCGCGCCCGCGCCCCGACGAATTCGCGCGCACGCTGCGCTTCGGCCTGCCCTCGGGGCTCAACTGGTTCTTCGAGTTCTTCGCGTTCAACCTCTTCGTCAACGTCGTCGTCGCGGGCCTCGGCACCGAGGTGCTCGCCGCGCTGATGGCGGTCATGCAGATCAACGCGGTCTCGTTCATGCCCGCGTTCGCGCTCGGCAGCTCGGGCGCGATCCTCGTCGGCCAGTCGATCGGCCGCGACGATCGCGACGACGTGCCACGCATCGTGCGCATGACGTTCGGCACCACCGCGACGTGGCAGGGCCTCGTCGGCCTCGTGTACCTCCTGGTGCCCGCGCTGATCTTCGCGCCGTTCGCGAGCGATCCCGCGTCGCGCGACGCGCTCGTCGAGGTCGGCGTGCGCATGCTGATGCTCTCGACGTGCTGGCAGCTCTTCGACGCGGCAGCGACGGTGCTCGCCGAGACCCTGCGCGCCGCCGGCGACACGGTGTGGCCGCTGGGCGCGCGCCTCGTCCTCGCATGGCTGGTGTTCGTCCCCGGCAGCTGGCTCGGCGTGCGAGCTCTCGAGGGCGGCGACGTCGCCGCGATGCTGTGCCTGACGGCCTATCTCGCCCTGCTCGCGCTCCTGCTCTACGTCCGATTCCGCAGCGGCAAGTGGCGCACCCTCGAGATCACCGAGCCCGAAGTGGCCTGA